The window TTAGGCTTAACTGCTCGGAAATATCTGTTACTTTTTCGCCACGGGTGATCATCAACATAATTTGCAGCTCACGCTCAGACAGCGCGTTAAATGGGTTTTCGTTATCTGCATCAAATTGACTTAACGCCATTTTCTGGGCGATAGATGCAGGCAAGTACCGCTGACCAGCATTTACGGCTTTAATGGCCTGAACCATCTCATTGCACCCTGCGTTTTTCGATAAAAAGCCGCTGGCGCCAATTTGCATTACTTTTGTTGGATAAGGATCTTCTACGTGAACCGTTAAAATAATAATTTTGCAATCCGGCGCATAACGCAGGATTTTTTTTGTCGCTTCCAGTCCACCGATACCTGGCATGTTCATATCCATCAGTATCACGTCTGGTTCAATTTGCCGACAAAACTGCACGGCTTCCTCGCCAGTGGCAACTTCAGAGATCACCTTAATACCTTTTACATCCTCGAGAATTCGACGGATACCAGTCCGTACTAAATCGTGATCGTCAACCAATAACACCTTTATCAAGGTCTTCTCCTTAGAATTTGATAATTAACCCTTCACTTGCATTGACAGCCCTGTGCCAACGACAAGATTAACCGTTCCGACATCGCCGGGCATTATAAATTATTTTTCTGTAACCACTTACTTAACAAACCGATTTGACCGTTTTTATATGCGGCATAGGTCAGGCGCAAAGCATTAGTCAAAATTTTACTGTCCGTCCATTGCGTTTGTTCACTGATCAGCTGATAACATTGAAGCGCTTCATCATTAAGATAACCGCGTACCTCTTTTTTACCAAGATCCTTTTGTCTTTCCCGGTATCGCTTTTGCTTTTCGGCATTCGTTAAGGGTTGTTTCCGTGTTGGGGCTTCAGTATTTGATAGTTGTTCTAGCGCTTTCTCTAAATCGTCCATAGTCACCGCCAATGTTGATAACTGTTATTTTTACCACATGGTTACGCATAACCTACAAAAAAGCAACAAAACGAATATTTTTGTTGTCTAGCGTACGCCTGTTCGCTAAAGTAGCCACAAGTTTAGTGTACACGTGTACGCCGAGGTCGGAGGAGTTGTTTATTTAACCAGATTAGATAACCACCAACTTTCTTCTTCTTTCCATATTTTCGTAACATTTAGGGGTTTTAAAAAACAGCTATGGGAAAACAACAATCGTTTGATAAAGCAGAATTAATCAAGGCCGGCACCGGCGAAATGTTCGGTGAGGAAAATTCCAAACTTCCTTCTGACAACATGCTTATGGTCGATCGCATCATTTCTATGAATGACGATGGCGGCGAATTTGGTAAAGGCGAAATTATTGCTGAGTTAGACATCAATCCAGATTTATGGTTCTTTGATTGTCACTTTAAGGGCGACCCGGTAATGCCTGGTTGTTTAGGTCTGGATGCTATGTGGCAGTTGGTTGGATTTTATCTTGCCTGGTCTGGTGGCCCTGGTCGTGGTCGCGCTTTAGGTGTAGGTGAAGTTAAGTTTACTGGCCAAATTTTACCTACCGCTAAAAAAGTAACATACAAAATCGTTATGAAGCGCGTTATCAAGCGTAGCTTGTTTATGGGTATCGCTGACGGCATTGTCGAAGTGGATGGTCGCGAGATATACAAAGCAACGGATCTTAAAGTTGGTTTGTTTACCGATACTTCAAAGTTCTAAGATTCGATTTTGAATCTTCCACAAAAAAGGAGAGCTAAGCTCTCCTTTTTATTTGCCTTTCGCCATTCTTATCTACGACGACGGAATAACGTCAGCAACACAAGGCCCGCAACCAAGAACGGGTTAAAACCAGCGCCCTTACGCTCTACTTTTTCTTCATCGGTGCCACACTCTTCAATTTCACCCTCGATTGGACGAAGGTATACGGCACGGAAAACATCTTCCATCTGTAGTTCGCCATTGGCATTGTAGAAAAGTTCACCTTTGGCATCGCGTTGCGGTTGCTTCATCAAAGCCGTAGCAACAATTTCATTTTGATTGTTAATATCACGTGCTTCGATAATGGTGTATTCAGAATCACAGCTTAACAAATCGTTGATATCGATAAACTCTTCAGTACGAATATTATACATAAAACCATGGCGGCGACGACGGTTGCTTGCACTGTCGTTAAAGTTCTCGTATTCACCTTCACCAACAATGATGTCATTGTCGTTAATAGCAAAACCTATGCTACCTGAGCCAGGGAAGAAATCGTCAACCATTTGGGTTTCGATATTATCCTGGTTGGTATCCGCATAAAATACCTTGGTTCTTGCTTTACCATTTACATAACCATACATATAACCGGTCATAATGCCATTGTTATTGATCGCCGTACCACGGGATTCAAAGAAGTCATCCCTGTCGGTAAATTCAATAACCTGACCATTTTTAAATACTGCAGCATAGAAACCAAAACGTTCTGTTTCTGATGGTTCGGTTTCATCAGCATCAATCCAGGCAGCCGTGCTACCTACCGCAACGCCGTTATCATTAATCGCAGTTGCAATACTGGTAATTGAAGTACGGGTATCTTCAGGGTTACGGTTGTCATCAACAGCGGTGCCTAATAATTCAGGTTCACCGATAATTTGCCCCTGAGAGTCGAGGTTCCAGCGAACAGCGCGCTGTTCGTAGATAGTCGATTTCTGAACAAAAATACAATACTCTTGAGGTTGATCCAGTCGCTCTTCACCTTCGAGAATACATTTTTCTTCAAGGTCGGTAACTTCGTCTTGGTCCAGACTTACTGAGCTCGAACCAACCACCTGGCCCACATTATTGATATCAAAAATTTGCGAGATACCACCATAGGTGGACTCGATCGGCTCTAATCCTATAGCGTCGCCACCATTAATGCTAATAAATCCACGTGTCGAGAATTCACTTACCCAGTAGGTAATTTCTTCATCATCTTTATCAATATATGGCTCAAGTGGCAGCACCGGTGCTGATGCGGTACCGAATATCCAACCATTGTCAGTGATTCCATTTGGCGTCTCAGCGGTAGAACGTGTTAGCTGACCAGTTTCTTCAAATGGCTGATCAAATATGGTGATCGGAGCATAATTTACACCATCAAACTTTAACACCGTACTGTCACCGACATTTTGATAGATAGCCGGGCTGCGTCCACGTAACCATTGAGTAGCCCACCATAGAGCATTAGCATCGGGATTACCGGCTTTTAAGTCTTCAAGCTGGCTATCGGTGATTTCGGTAAAGTCGCGTAAGTCTTCTGCTCTCTCCTCGGAAAGGTCCTGAATTTCTTCAAAATCTTCGTCGGTAAGGTTTTGATACTGAATCGGGAAATTGTAAGAACCATTACCGAAAATTACGGCTTCACCATTGTTGTTCTGCTTTAAACCAAAGGTGTTTTTAACCGTATCGACTAATCCCAGATCGATTACTTCATAGGTCGCAGCCTGCGCCTGATGAGACATTAACGCAGAAGTCACCCCTAAGGTGATCAAGGATTTACATAAGGTATTCATTAACTACTCTTCTCTTGAAATTCTTCTAATTCTTGCCAACGCTCATAAGCTTGCTCTAACGCGGTTTCCTGCGTTTGCAAGGTATCGAGAATTGGCTGGGTAATGGAACTGTCCTGGTTGAAAAAATCAGCGCTGTTAATTTGCGATTGTAATTCTTCTACCTCACCTTCCAGCTTTTCTATCAGTGCTGGTAAAGCTTCGAGCTCGCGTTTGTCCTTGTATGATAGCTTGTTAGAGCTTTTCTTAACCGGACTAGTTTTTACTTTAGTATTGGCTTTGATGTCAAATTGTTTATTTTGTTCCGCTTTATCAGCCAAATATTTTTCAACATCGGAATATCCACCAAAAATTTGGTTGATTGTACCACTACCGTCGAAATAAAGGCATGAATTCACACAATTATTAACAAAATCCCGGTCGTGACTTACTAAAAGCACAGTGCCAGGGTAATCGTTAACGACCATTTCCAACAATTCCAACGTTTCGATATCCAAATCATTGGTCGGCTCATCGAGAATCAATAAGTTACTTGGTTTTAGAAATAATTTGGCAAGTAGCAAGCGATTTCGCTCACCACCTGATAAGGCTCTGACCGGGGTTCTGGCACGTTTGGGACTGAACAAAAAGTCCTGCAAGTAACCCCGAACATGACGAGTACGTCCATTTACGGTGATTTCCTGCTTGCCTTCCGCGACCGCATCCTGAACGGTTTGGTTAACATCCAATTGCATTCGATGCTGATCAAAATAGGCAATTTCGAGGTTAACACCCAGGCGCATTTTTCCTTGAGTGTTTTCAAGTTGACCGGTGATTAATTTAAGTAATGTCGATTTACCGGTGCCGTTCGCCCCTATCAGGGCCAGCTTTTCGCCTCGGCTTATCAACAAATCAAGGTCGCGAATAATGGTTTTATCACCAAAACTAACGCCAATACCCTGACCTTCAAACACCAGTTTGCCACTGTTATCACCTTTGGCAAATGTCATTTGGCTTTGTTGCTTAAGATCCCTGCGTTGTTTGCGCTCAACCCTAAGTTTCTCTAACGCTCTTACCCTTCCCTCATTACGGGTTCGTCGGGCTTTAATACCTTGTCTAATCCAGGTTTCTTCTTCTGCTAAGCGTTTATCAAACAACTGATTTTGTTGCTGTTCTACGTGTAAATCATGTTCTTTCATATCCAGGTATTTGTCATAATCACCGGGATAGCTGGTAAGGGTACCGCGATCCAGATCGACAATACGGGTAGCCATTGAACGGATAAACGCCCTGTCATGACTGATAAAGATGATGGTGCCGTTAAAACCTTTTAAGAAATTTTCAAGCCAAAGAACACTATCGATATCCAAATGGTTCGTTGGTTCGTCGAGTAACAAAACATCAGGATTTTTAACCAATGCCTGAGCCAGGGCAATTTTTCTTAACCAACCACCAGATAAAGAACTCACCTTATCATCGGCGTTTAACGCCAACTTACTTAGCACCTGTTCAATGCGCTGTTCATCTTGCCAGGCATTATTCTTTTCTAAACGAGACTGAATTTCGGTTAATTTTTCAAGGTTACTTTCTGAAGGGTTTTGAGCAATCATGGCGGCGAGAGCATGGTATTCTCGGATTAGTTCGCCATTGGCTTTTAAGCCTTCAGCCACGTAATCAAAAATACTTTGTTCGGATGTTTGAGGCGGATCCTGGGCAAGCATTGCCACAGTGATCTCATTAGAGAACACTAGTTGACCATCATCAAGTAACTGATCCTGATTAATGATCTTTAATAATGAAGATTTACCTGCGCCATTGCGACCGACCAGACATACCCGTTCTCCGGTTTTAATTCGAAGTTCAGTGTTAGCAAGGATTTTTTCGTCACCGAAAGCCAGTTCGGCATTGGTTATTCTAATTATTTCCATTAATAAACTCGTTCAACTGCTGCAAATCGAAGGGCCAACCAAGAACTTGCTGTTGGCCTTCAACTTCAATGACGGGAATGGTCAGTTTATAGCGCTCAAGCCACAACGGATCATCAATAATATCTCGATACACGAGCTCATCATTTTCTATCAGTGGGCTTTGTTGACAAAGCTCCATCGCCATTTCGCACAGATGACAGCCCTCTGTGCCGTATAAATAAATCGTTTTCAAATCGATACCTAATCGCGGGTAATTATCCAGCTGTTATGGATATGCTTATTACGCTTAAAATCCATATCTCTGCTTTGCTCAGTAATTTCCCTGGCAGTAAAGCCAAGTTCCTGAAGCGCGTCAAAGTCCATTTTAAAGTGGCGTTTGTTATTGGTAAATATCAGTTCACCGCCGGCAGCGACCGCTTTCATCCCTAGTCGTAACAAATCTACATGATCCCGCTGAACATCAAAGGTCTTATCCATACGCTTTGAATTAGAAAACGTAGGTGGGTCGATAAACACCAGATCATAGGTTTGCGTGTTATTTTCTAACCACTGCAAACAGTCCGATTGCACAAACTGATATTTATGAGAACGCAAACCATTAAGCTCGAAGTTATCCTGAGCCCAATCAAGGTAGGTGTGGGACATATCCACGGTTGTCACTTCACTAGCACCATGAAGCGCTGCCTGCAGCGAAACCGAGCCAGTATAAGCAAATAGGTTTAACAGTGTTTTACCCTTTGCTTTTTTGGCAACAATCTGCCGCGTTTTACGATGATCCAAAAACAAACCCGTATCCAGATAATCCCACAGATTAACTTTTAATTTTGCTTGATATTCATGAACAACCATAGAGCGATCGGTTTTACTCAAACTTTGATACTGGCTCTTACCCTTTTTCTTTTCCCGGGTTTTTAACGACACTTTATCTGGCGCAACGCCCATAACCTGTGGAGCCCAGAAAATAACTTCCTGCAATCGAGCTGATGTCTTTGATTCTTCGATATTCTTGGGGGCCGCGTATTCCTGAATCACCAGGTGGTCATCATATACATCGACCGCTACATTGTATTCTGGAATATCCGCATCATAGATTCGATAGCAATTAACATCGTTTTGCTTGAGCCAGCCTTTCATGCCTTTAATATTCTTTTTCAGGCGATTAGCAAAAGCACTTGGCTGACTGGCGTCGATGTTTTGCCCGGTCCCGCGCTCTGCTTGCTCTTCACTAATATCATAAAGCGCAAACACGCAATCTAACGGACCATTTTTAAACTTATAGCGCTTGTGGCTGGCAAGCTTTAATAACTTTAACGTTTCAGGATTAGCTGTAATAATGGCCACTTGCCAGTTTACAAAGTCCTGCTTTAAGCGCTGCCCCAATTTAGTAAAAGTGGCGACTAATTCTGGTAACGAGCCAATTCGCTCGCCATATGGTGGATTGAAGATAATCTGTCCCGGTGCTTTAAATGGATTCTTCAACGCTTCTGCATTGCCAACTTTAAATTCGATGAAGTCCGATAATCCCGCACTACGGGCATTGGCTTTGGCAGTTTTAAGCACACGCTCATCCATATCAAAGCCGTGAACTTTGATGGTTAATTGCTCCAACTTTTGTTCATTTAACTGAATTTCTTTTTCAAGAATCGATTTCCACATAGACTGATCGTGCCCCAGCCAAAAATCAAATCCCCAGAATTCCCGGTTAGCACCTGGAGCGAGATCTGCAGCCATCGCGATAGCTTCTATTAAGATCGTTCCTGATCCACACATAGGGTCGATAAGGGGTCTGCTGGTATCTTCTAGCCAACCACTGCGAACAATCAGGGCAGCGGCCAGGTTTTCCTTCATCGGTGCAGAACCTGTATTTTGACGATAACCGCGGTTAAACAAAGAGCGACCTGAGAAATCCAGGTAAAAATGTACCTGGTTTTTCAATAATCGCGCTTGAATACGGATATCTGGTCGCGATTTTTCAACGTTGGGTCGCTCTAAACCTGCATCACGGAATTTATCGACAATCGCATCTTTAACCGTAAGGCCACCAAATTGCGAATCGCGAATGGCCTTATTTTTACCGACAAAATCAACAGCAAACAATGCATCACTGTTAAATTGTTCGTGCCAGTTAATGTCTATAGCTGCGTTATACAGGTCATCTTTGCTATTAACACCGACCGGTTCCGATAATTGCATAAGTACCCGACTCGCCATCCGGGTTTTTAATACGATTTGATAGGCATTGGCTAAATCGGTTTGAAAATATACGCCTTCAGGCTTTTGCACTACCTGCTGACCACCTAATTGGGTGATTTCTTCAGCCAGTACCGATTCAATACCAAAAGACGTTAACGCTAAAAAGTTTTGCATAATAAAATTCGCGGGAGATCAATGGCGTGGATTATAAACAAAGACGGGGTTTTTGTCCTGATAGAATCTATATTTACAGCCGTTACGAGTAATTTTTGTTCGACATGTTCGATAAGTATGCAAGTTTACAATTTGTTTAAAAAAATATGTGGTTTGTGCTTGCATAACGTTCTAGCAATCCTTATAGTACGCATCGTTTTCGGACGCGGGATGGAGCAGCCTGGTAGCTCGTCGGGCTCATAACCCGAAGGTCGTCAGTTCAAATCTGGCTCCCGCAACCAATTTTCTTTCATAAATGAATGTGCGAGAAAGTGTAGGAATTCTGAGATAGTGGATTAAATAACTGACTCGTCAGTTCGCTAATTCAAAGATCAGTGTTCACATAAGCAATTTTCTTTTGAAAGGAAAATCAGTATACTGAAAACACATTACAGGCGCGGGATGGAGCAGCCTGGTAGCTCGTCGGGCTCATAACCCGAAGGTCGTCAGTTCAAATCTGGCTCCCGCAACCAATTTTCTTTTTTAAGAAAGTGCAGGAAATCTGAGATAGTGGATTAAACAACTGACTCGTCAGTTCGCTAATTCCAAGATCGGGGCTCCCGAAACCAATTTTCTTTTTTAAGAAAGTGCAGGAAATCTGAGATAGTGGATTAAACAACTGACTCGTCAGTTCGCTAATGCCAAGATCGGGGCTCCCGCAACCAATTCTTCCAAGCAATACGAAGTAAAACTATTGTGGCTCGTTTATCAATCGATAAACCATTCGGACGCGGGATGGAGCAGCCTGGTAGCTCGTCGGGCTCATAACCCGAAGGTCGTCGGTTCAAATCCGGCTCCCGCAACCAATTTTCTTTGCAAAAAGAACTTCCAAACAAAATGAAGTAAAACTATTGTGGCTCGTTTATCAATCGATAAACCATTCGGACGCGGGATGGAGCAGCCTGGTAGCTCGTCGGGCTCATAACCCGAAGGTCGTCAGTTCAAATCTGGCTCCCGCAACCAATTCTTCTATTGAAATACACCAAGCACATTCTCAGAAGAAAGTGATTTAAACAACTGACTCGTCAGTTCACTAATTCAAAGATCGGGCTCCCGCAACCAATTCCTCTTGTCAAATACACCAAGCACATTCTCAGAAGAAAGTGATTTAAACAACTGACTCGTCAGTTCACTAATTCAAAGATCGGGCTCCCGCAACCAATTCCTCTTGTCAAATACACCAAGCACATTCTCAGAAGAAAGTGATTTAAACAACTGACTCGTCAGTTCACTAATTCAAAGATCGGGCTCCCGCAACCAATTCCTCTTATCAAATACACCAAGCACATTCTCAGAAGAAAGTGATTTAAACAACTGACTCGTCAGTTCACTAATTCAAAGATCGGGCTCCCGCAACCAATTCCTCTTATCAAATACACCAAGCAAATTCCCACACGAAAATGAATTTAAACAACTGTCTCGTCAGTTCGCCATTTCAGTCTAGAGCTATTTACTTTGGATTTATTGCTTGTTTTCGAACATCAGGTTTGAGAAAGTGCCAACAAAATCTTGAGAGGAAATTTAAATGACCATACCTGCAGGAAAGTATCAACACTACAAGGGCGCTTTTTATGAAGTGATGCACGTGGCCAGACATAGTGAAACCGAAGAAGAGCACGTAGTTTACCGAACTTTATATGGAGATATGAGCGTGTGGATCCGCCCTCTTTCGATGTTTATTGAAGAGGTAGAGGTGGATGGCGCAATGCAACCTCGTTTTAAAAAGGTCTAATGGCGTTAAAATTTCTAAGCATATTCAAAAATGCCGAAGAAGATTGCTTCGGCATTTCACTAACAACAGACTTTCATCCGATTGAAAAATGATTGATATCCCTGGGGTGGGTTGATTCTACTTCTACCGCTTCGACCTCTGCTTCCTCTGGTCCTTGCTCTAGCCATTTAATCATTTTCTGAGCATTTTCCTCGGTGCCGCACACCATAACTTCCACACTGCCATCTTCCTGATTATGGGCATAACCGCTAAGTCCTAAATCTATGGCCATATTTTGTGCAGCTGCTCGAAAATAAACGCCTTGAACAAGGCCCGTAACGGTCGCTACATAGCAAACTTTCATATCTGTACCTTTGTTATTTGTTATTTTCGCCCGATTGCGTCCGTACACCTTTTTAGGGAATTAAATGAAACCGTCATTTAACTCTGAGAAAAGGCATAATTCGTTGTTTACCTAGCTGCCATTGCTTACAATCAGTACTCTTTTACTCAATTATGAATATAGTATGTCTGCAAGAGTTTTGTTAAACCCGGGTAGAGAAAAATCTCTTTTACGTCGTCACCCGTGGATATTTTCAAAAGCTATTAAAAAAGTTATTGGCAAACCGGTTTTAGGAGAAACCGTCGATGTCTTTGACAGTCAGGGAAAATGGTTAGCAAAAGGTGCGTTTTCACCAAATTCTCAGATCCGCATCCGCGTCTGGAGCTTCATTCAGAAGGAGGAGGTAAACGGCCAATTCTTCCTCGATAAAATAAAATCTGCGCAAAACCTTAGACAACATACAATAGCCGAGGCCAACCTTACCGGCTATCGCTTGGTGGCCGGTGAATCAGACGGTTTACCTGGCGTAACCATTGATGTCTATGAAAATATTATCAGTTGTCAGTTACTCAGTGCCGGCGCAGAATACAATCGTCATCTCATCATCAATGCTCTGGAAACCTTATATCCTGAGCATAGTATTTACGATCGCAGCGATGTCGA is drawn from Thalassotalea sp. PS06 and contains these coding sequences:
- the uvrY gene encoding UvrY/SirA/GacA family response regulator transcription factor, translating into MIKVLLVDDHDLVRTGIRRILEDVKGIKVISEVATGEEAVQFCRQIEPDVILMDMNMPGIGGLEATKKILRYAPDCKIIILTVHVEDPYPTKVMQIGASGFLSKNAGCNEMVQAIKAVNAGQRYLPASIAQKMALSQFDADNENPFNALSERELQIMLMITRGEKVTDISEQLSLSSKTINSYRYRMFEKLSVSNDVELTHLAIRYGLVSSEAL
- the fabA gene encoding bifunctional 3-hydroxydecanoyl-ACP dehydratase/trans-2-decenoyl-ACP isomerase, translating into MGKQQSFDKAELIKAGTGEMFGEENSKLPSDNMLMVDRIISMNDDGGEFGKGEIIAELDINPDLWFFDCHFKGDPVMPGCLGLDAMWQLVGFYLAWSGGPGRGRALGVGEVKFTGQILPTAKKVTYKIVMKRVIKRSLFMGIADGIVEVDGREIYKATDLKVGLFTDTSKF
- a CDS encoding DUF3466 family protein, which codes for MNTLCKSLITLGVTSALMSHQAQAATYEVIDLGLVDTVKNTFGLKQNNNGEAVIFGNGSYNFPIQYQNLTDEDFEEIQDLSEERAEDLRDFTEITDSQLEDLKAGNPDANALWWATQWLRGRSPAIYQNVGDSTVLKFDGVNYAPITIFDQPFEETGQLTRSTAETPNGITDNGWIFGTASAPVLPLEPYIDKDDEEITYWVSEFSTRGFISINGGDAIGLEPIESTYGGISQIFDINNVGQVVGSSSVSLDQDEVTDLEEKCILEGEERLDQPQEYCIFVQKSTIYEQRAVRWNLDSQGQIIGEPELLGTAVDDNRNPEDTRTSITSIATAINDNGVAVGSTAAWIDADETEPSETERFGFYAAVFKNGQVIEFTDRDDFFESRGTAINNNGIMTGYMYGYVNGKARTKVFYADTNQDNIETQMVDDFFPGSGSIGFAINDNDIIVGEGEYENFNDSASNRRRRHGFMYNIRTEEFIDINDLLSCDSEYTIIEARDINNQNEIVATALMKQPQRDAKGELFYNANGELQMEDVFRAVYLRPIEGEIEECGTDEEKVERKGAGFNPFLVAGLVLLTLFRRRR
- a CDS encoding ABC transporter ATP-binding protein; this encodes MEIIRITNAELAFGDEKILANTELRIKTGERVCLVGRNGAGKSSLLKIINQDQLLDDGQLVFSNEITVAMLAQDPPQTSEQSIFDYVAEGLKANGELIREYHALAAMIAQNPSESNLEKLTEIQSRLEKNNAWQDEQRIEQVLSKLALNADDKVSSLSGGWLRKIALAQALVKNPDVLLLDEPTNHLDIDSVLWLENFLKGFNGTIIFISHDRAFIRSMATRIVDLDRGTLTSYPGDYDKYLDMKEHDLHVEQQQNQLFDKRLAEEETWIRQGIKARRTRNEGRVRALEKLRVERKQRRDLKQQSQMTFAKGDNSGKLVFEGQGIGVSFGDKTIIRDLDLLISRGEKLALIGANGTGKSTLLKLITGQLENTQGKMRLGVNLEIAYFDQHRMQLDVNQTVQDAVAEGKQEITVNGRTRHVRGYLQDFLFSPKRARTPVRALSGGERNRLLLAKLFLKPSNLLILDEPTNDLDIETLELLEMVVNDYPGTVLLVSHDRDFVNNCVNSCLYFDGSGTINQIFGGYSDVEKYLADKAEQNKQFDIKANTKVKTSPVKKSSNKLSYKDKRELEALPALIEKLEGEVEELQSQINSADFFNQDSSITQPILDTLQTQETALEQAYERWQELEEFQEKSS
- a CDS encoding glutaredoxin family protein; the protein is MKTIYLYGTEGCHLCEMAMELCQQSPLIENDELVYRDIIDDPLWLERYKLTIPVIEVEGQQQVLGWPFDLQQLNEFINGNN
- the rlmKL gene encoding bifunctional 23S rRNA (guanine(2069)-N(7))-methyltransferase RlmK/23S rRNA (guanine(2445)-N(2))-methyltransferase RlmL is translated as MQNFLALTSFGIESVLAEEITQLGGQQVVQKPEGVYFQTDLANAYQIVLKTRMASRVLMQLSEPVGVNSKDDLYNAAIDINWHEQFNSDALFAVDFVGKNKAIRDSQFGGLTVKDAIVDKFRDAGLERPNVEKSRPDIRIQARLLKNQVHFYLDFSGRSLFNRGYRQNTGSAPMKENLAAALIVRSGWLEDTSRPLIDPMCGSGTILIEAIAMAADLAPGANREFWGFDFWLGHDQSMWKSILEKEIQLNEQKLEQLTIKVHGFDMDERVLKTAKANARSAGLSDFIEFKVGNAEALKNPFKAPGQIIFNPPYGERIGSLPELVATFTKLGQRLKQDFVNWQVAIITANPETLKLLKLASHKRYKFKNGPLDCVFALYDISEEQAERGTGQNIDASQPSAFANRLKKNIKGMKGWLKQNDVNCYRIYDADIPEYNVAVDVYDDHLVIQEYAAPKNIEESKTSARLQEVIFWAPQVMGVAPDKVSLKTREKKKGKSQYQSLSKTDRSMVVHEYQAKLKVNLWDYLDTGLFLDHRKTRQIVAKKAKGKTLLNLFAYTGSVSLQAALHGASEVTTVDMSHTYLDWAQDNFELNGLRSHKYQFVQSDCLQWLENNTQTYDLVFIDPPTFSNSKRMDKTFDVQRDHVDLLRLGMKAVAAGGELIFTNNKRHFKMDFDALQELGFTAREITEQSRDMDFKRNKHIHNSWIITRD
- a CDS encoding DUF1653 domain-containing protein → MTIPAGKYQHYKGAFYEVMHVARHSETEEEHVVYRTLYGDMSVWIRPLSMFIEEVEVDGAMQPRFKKV
- a CDS encoding acylphosphatase; translated protein: MKVCYVATVTGLVQGVYFRAAAQNMAIDLGLSGYAHNQEDGSVEVMVCGTEENAQKMIKWLEQGPEEAEVEAVEVESTHPRDINHFSIG